A stretch of Glandiceps talaboti chromosome 18, keGlaTala1.1, whole genome shotgun sequence DNA encodes these proteins:
- the LOC144449783 gene encoding putative cytochrome P450 CYP44, translated as MELTAHRIHGSGKSLFQVLGRRCQRYFRTERNVSSLQSQVINTKEDADTKRIPRPFKDIPRPKMWPVFGSLLDYTPVGPYTLEKIMEASLDRYREYGKIWVENFMGSIAVNIVDPNDAQTLYKNEGVYPIREAFKPWERAREVRKCPPGLGNMNFNIL; from the exons ATGGAACTAACAGCGCATCGGATACACGGTTCAGGAAAAAGTCTGTTCCAAGTATTAGGTCGTAGATGCCAAAGATATTTCCGAACGGAACGGAATGTATCCAGTTTGCAGTCCCAAGTCATCAACACGAAGGAAGATGCAGACACAAAGAGAATACCACGACCATTCAAGGACATTCCACGCCCTAAAATGTGGCCTGTCTTCGGATCACTTCTAGACTATACTCCAGTAG GTCCATATACCCTAGAAAAAATTATGGAAGCGTCTCTTGACAGGTATAGAGAATACGGAAAGATATGGGTTGAAAATTTCATGGGTAGTATAGCAGTTAATATAGTTGATCCTAATGATGCACAGACTCTGTATAAAAATGAAGGTGTATATCCGATAAGAGAAGCATTTAAACCATGGGAGAGGGCTCGTGAAGTGCGCAAATGCCCTCCTGGTCTAGGCAACAT GAATTTTAAtatcttgtaa
- the LOC144449556 gene encoding cytochrome P450 10-like, with translation MKQIKQEDGEIPNFQSEIYKWSLESIFKVVFDERLGCLYSDIESNYEAKEVFQAAGDFFRTLNKLLLGVPFYKLFNTLEWKKFLHYEEVFYRTSKKYIDLSIARMQELSEKKEIAGEANFLESLLGREDLTYQEMVAVPGDMMLGAIDTTGNALVFNLYTLATNQDKQAKLYDEIINVIGSEGAITSNELDKMVYLKGCIKETSRVFPVASANSRTTTTDMILSGYQVPAGTTVRTQSIAGWLPEYVSEPEKFIPERWIRSDKRREDIHPYVVLPFGFGPRMCMGKRLAEQSLQVVITRLVQNFRIEWHYGEMNMVTRLTQAPGRPASFTFMNRK, from the exons atgaaacaaattaaacaaGAAGATGGCGAGATCCCAAATTTTCAAAGCGAAATTTACAAGTGGTCCTTAGAAT CTATTTTCAAGGTTGTATTTGATGAACGCTTAGGCTGCCTGTACAGTGATATAGAATCAAACTACGAGGCCAAAGAGGTGTTTCAAGCGGCTGGCGATTTCTTCAGAACCTTGAACAAATTGTTACTCGGTGTACCCTTCTACAAACTTTTTAATACGCTGGAATGGAAAAAGTTTTTGCATTATGAAGAGGTATTCTACAG GACATCGAAAAAGTATATTGACCTTAGCATTGCTCGCATGCAAGAGTTGtcagaaaagaaagaaatagcTGGGGAGGCCAattttttggaatctttattggGGAGGGAAGACTTAACATATCAAGAAATGGTCGCAGTGCCTGGAGACATGATGTTGGGTGCTATCGACACG ACAGGTAATGCACTTGTCTTCAACCTGTACACTTTGGCAACGAATCAAGACAAACAAGCTAAGCTATATGATGAAATCATCAACGTTATAGGTagtgagggcgctataacatCTAATGAATTGGATAAAATGGTATACCTCAAGGGATGCATTAAGGAAACATCCAG GGTATTTCCGGTCGCTAGTGCAAATTCGCGTACAACGACTACCGATATGATTTTAAGTGGATACCAGGTTCCAGCGGGA ACTACAGTTAGAACACAGAGTATAGCTGGTTGGTTGCCAGAGTATGTTTCAGAGCCAGAAAAGTTCATTCCAGAAAGATGGATAAGGAGTGACAAGAGACGGGAAGATATTCATCCTTATGTAGTATTGCCTTTTGGTTTCGGACCTAGAATGTGTATGGGCAAACGTCTGGCTGAGCAATCATTACAAGTCGTGATAACTAGG TTGGTTCAAAACTTCCGAATCGAATGGCACTATGGTGAAATGAATATGGTGACAAGACTTACACAAGCACCAGGCAGACCCGCAAGTTTCACCTTCATGAATCGAAAATGA